The Flavobacterium faecale genome has a segment encoding these proteins:
- a CDS encoding sulfatase-like hydrolase/transferase produces MKYKSIYIAMLLLVTATTIAQKRPNIVLIMADDMGYECIGANGSTTYKTPNIDRIAAAGVRFDNCYSQPLCTPSRVKIMTGKSNFRNYEAFEYLNPNQVTFGNLLKDAGYATCIAGKWQLNGNKGDMPGNQDLNRPNHFGFGEYCLWQVNKGKSEGERFWNPLIVQNGKELPRDANAYGPDIFSNYIMDFIDRKADVPFLVYYPMALVHEPFMPTPDSPESKDPKLRNKRDPIYYKDMVAYTDKIVGKIQAKLKEKGLLENTLFIFTADNGSPGNIVSATDLGKIKGGKGKTIIHGNHVPFVASWPARMEAKRTEKGLISFADVLPSLCDAADVKANKFQSDGFSFLPLITNKDKKIQDEVFIHYTPRMNKLSQTRWVLNDTYKLYKDGRFFNTAKDPLEKEELKILSAKEEEIKAGFQKVLDKREKEIPFELNNTEFKVK; encoded by the coding sequence ATGAAATACAAATCCATATATATTGCAATGCTATTATTGGTAACAGCCACTACAATAGCACAAAAACGTCCAAATATTGTACTGATCATGGCAGATGATATGGGATACGAATGTATTGGTGCAAACGGAAGTACAACTTACAAAACACCAAATATTGATCGTATTGCCGCCGCTGGAGTGCGGTTTGATAACTGTTATTCGCAACCACTTTGCACACCGTCGAGAGTAAAAATAATGACGGGTAAAAGTAATTTTAGAAACTACGAAGCCTTTGAATATCTCAATCCAAATCAAGTAACATTTGGAAATCTATTGAAGGATGCAGGTTATGCTACTTGTATTGCTGGAAAATGGCAGCTAAATGGAAATAAAGGCGATATGCCTGGTAATCAAGATTTAAATCGTCCCAATCATTTTGGTTTTGGTGAATATTGTTTGTGGCAGGTAAACAAAGGTAAAAGTGAGGGAGAACGTTTTTGGAACCCACTAATTGTTCAAAATGGAAAAGAATTACCAAGGGATGCAAATGCCTACGGTCCTGATATTTTTTCGAACTATATTATGGACTTTATAGATAGAAAAGCAGATGTTCCATTTTTGGTATATTATCCGATGGCATTGGTACATGAGCCATTTATGCCTACGCCAGATTCACCAGAATCTAAAGACCCAAAATTGCGTAATAAAAGAGATCCAATTTATTATAAAGATATGGTGGCGTATACCGATAAAATTGTTGGAAAAATTCAGGCTAAACTAAAAGAAAAAGGACTTTTGGAAAATACCTTATTTATTTTCACAGCAGACAATGGTTCTCCAGGAAATATTGTTAGTGCTACCGATTTGGGTAAAATAAAAGGAGGAAAAGGCAAAACAATCATCCACGGTAATCATGTTCCTTTTGTAGCGAGTTGGCCTGCTCGAATGGAAGCAAAGCGAACAGAAAAAGGATTGATTTCGTTTGCAGATGTATTGCCTTCTTTATGTGATGCCGCTGACGTAAAAGCGAATAAATTTCAATCTGATGGATTTAGCTTTTTACCCTTGATAACCAACAAAGACAAAAAAATACAAGACGAAGTATTTATTCATTATACGCCACGAATGAATAAATTAAGCCAGACTAGATGGGTGTTAAATGACACTTATAAATTGTATAAAGATGGTCGATTTTTTAATACTGCAAAAGACCCACTAGAGAAAGAAGAGTTAAAAATACTATCTGCCAAAGAAGAAGAAATAAAAGCTGGATTTCAGAAAGTTTTAGACAAAAGAGAAAAAGAAATTCCGTTTGAGTTGAATAACACGGAGTTTAAAGTGAAGTAA